In the genome of Flavobacteriales bacterium, one region contains:
- a CDS encoding orotate phosphoribosyltransferase encodes MPSQLDPALKVAEFLLQIKAVKLSLKEPYTWASGWRSPIYCDNRKTLSYPAVRTFIRQQFVHVINSEFGRPDMIAGVATGGIAHGALVAHDMGLPFLYVRSEAKGHGMQNQVEGDLTVGRSVVLVEDLVSTGGSSLRAVEALRSEGCEVKGMVSIFTYGFDTAQKAFDDAKVKLCPLTNLTVLMEQALKSEYITEKDLPSLNAWMADPSIWGNTVQA; translated from the coding sequence ATGCCTTCGCAGCTCGATCCAGCGCTCAAAGTAGCGGAATTCCTTTTACAGATCAAAGCGGTCAAACTTAGCCTTAAAGAACCGTACACGTGGGCTTCTGGCTGGAGATCACCGATCTATTGCGATAATCGAAAGACGCTTTCCTACCCTGCGGTGCGCACATTCATCCGCCAACAATTCGTACACGTGATCAACAGTGAATTCGGTAGGCCGGATATGATCGCTGGTGTTGCTACAGGTGGTATCGCTCACGGTGCATTGGTTGCACACGACATGGGACTTCCTTTTCTCTATGTTAGGAGCGAAGCGAAAGGACATGGCATGCAAAATCAAGTAGAAGGTGATCTTACGGTCGGACGAAGTGTCGTACTTGTGGAAGACCTGGTTAGTACTGGCGGTAGTAGTCTGAGAGCTGTTGAGGCTCTGCGTTCAGAGGGATGCGAAGTAAAAGGCATGGTCTCGATATTCACCTACGGTTTTGATACCGCTCAAAAAGCTTTCGATGATGCCAAGGTGAAACTTTGTCCACTTACTAACCTCACGGTATTGATGGAACAAGCATTGAAAAGCGAATACATCACTGAAAAAGACCTTCCTAGTTTGAACGCTTGGATGGCCGACCCATCGATCTGGGGTAATACGGTACAAGCCTGA
- a CDS encoding NUDIX domain-containing protein, producing MVRRYTVYIENKPLVISESPMETPVTGVLNERIYAAEELITAIKTLVDHSDVVSAHLWSPDVERVWEEFKSMYKFVVAAGGAVIDEDGRLLVIKRLGKWDLPKGKVEPGEAIEAAAIREVQEECGLKELKITAPLTSTWHTYERKGKMYLKRTDWFLMRSSSKEILTPQTDEDIEEVRWMDAAEVSQMKGVTYPSLRAVVEEWEKAR from the coding sequence ATGGTACGAAGGTATACTGTTTATATAGAGAACAAACCGTTGGTCATCTCGGAAAGTCCGATGGAGACCCCCGTTACAGGGGTTCTAAATGAGCGCATTTATGCTGCCGAAGAATTGATCACTGCGATCAAAACCCTTGTGGATCATAGCGATGTGGTATCCGCCCACCTTTGGTCACCGGATGTTGAACGAGTTTGGGAAGAGTTCAAGTCGATGTACAAATTCGTTGTTGCCGCAGGTGGTGCTGTTATTGATGAAGACGGAAGATTGCTGGTGATCAAAAGACTCGGTAAATGGGACCTGCCTAAAGGGAAGGTGGAGCCGGGCGAAGCAATTGAGGCTGCAGCGATCCGTGAAGTACAAGAAGAATGTGGGCTCAAGGAACTGAAGATCACTGCTCCATTGACATCAACCTGGCACACGTACGAGCGCAAGGGAAAAATGTATTTGAAACGCACGGATTGGTTCTTGATGCGCAGTTCTTCCAAAGAAATACTTACGCCACAAACGGACGAGGATATTGAAGAGGTGCGTTGGATGGATGCTGCGGAAGTATCTCAAATGAAGGGAGTAACGTATCCGAGTTTGCGCGCTGTTGTTGAGGAGTGGGAAAAGGCCAGATAA
- a CDS encoding TlpA family protein disulfide reductase, producing the protein MKKLLLFIALLAHLSSTAGSFTIRASAKDMKEDVISVYRYDDLFTMRTIFITRDLFGSDGIATLKGEVNGTAKIQLRVGDRFADLLVRDGSDLHVELSPLPGIPSMNGTTQMGITFPELSSLDINALVSDVNERIDAFIAEDLATDEIGGMQAVDLQRKVDAPEQDTTARPPTLFVTPLLSENKVDSFSTKLRRFYKDVNDPWFKRYVDNGLAGLQFGPRVNERSMYDRFIKDHDVLYDDPEYVRFIRNLYGESLAQVSRYQSADLDQHLSALVADPNASASMDSVVALFRRNDFLKNEERLAQLVAMDQFYLNRHTKLVDHAEVEAFLKAIGQHSKYAEHKIIAGNMLWDMLTMRNGTQLPSMRLENTAGKPVDLDSLLTGPVCIAFTASWCTACAIEMAGLEQLKNQYPSAMQIFTISLDEDIADMNTYRRAHPGQNFTWLHAEAEQQLREDLRIRTLPLFLLLNDSTLARSPAPLPSEGLGAIFHQVQVDADKKNRVKVWDN; encoded by the coding sequence ATGAAAAAACTCCTTCTGTTCATAGCCTTGTTAGCTCACCTGTCCAGTACGGCTGGGTCATTCACAATTCGGGCTTCGGCGAAGGATATGAAGGAGGACGTGATCTCCGTCTACCGCTATGATGATCTCTTCACCATGCGGACCATTTTCATAACACGCGACCTTTTCGGATCCGACGGCATCGCGACCTTGAAAGGTGAGGTGAACGGTACTGCGAAAATTCAATTGAGGGTCGGTGATCGGTTTGCGGATCTATTGGTTCGTGATGGTTCCGACCTCCATGTAGAGCTTTCCCCACTTCCGGGCATACCCAGTATGAATGGCACTACTCAGATGGGAATTACGTTCCCGGAACTTAGCTCGCTGGACATCAACGCCTTGGTCAGTGACGTGAATGAGCGGATCGATGCATTCATCGCCGAGGATCTTGCGACCGACGAGATCGGCGGTATGCAAGCTGTAGACCTACAACGTAAGGTCGATGCTCCCGAACAGGACACCACTGCGCGCCCTCCTACCCTATTTGTAACCCCCTTGCTCTCAGAGAATAAAGTGGATTCATTCAGTACGAAACTTCGCCGATTCTACAAAGACGTGAATGACCCTTGGTTCAAGCGATACGTGGACAATGGCCTGGCGGGATTACAATTCGGTCCAAGAGTGAATGAACGGTCAATGTATGATCGGTTCATCAAAGACCACGACGTGCTTTACGATGACCCTGAGTACGTGCGGTTCATCCGAAACCTGTATGGCGAATCGCTTGCGCAGGTATCCCGCTACCAAAGCGCGGATCTGGATCAACACCTGAGCGCCTTGGTCGCGGACCCAAATGCATCGGCATCGATGGATAGCGTAGTCGCGCTCTTCCGCAGAAATGACTTCTTGAAGAATGAAGAACGCCTTGCACAGTTGGTAGCAATGGATCAATTCTACTTGAACAGGCACACCAAATTGGTGGATCATGCCGAAGTGGAAGCTTTCCTGAAAGCGATCGGACAGCATTCCAAATACGCGGAACACAAGATCATTGCCGGTAATATGCTTTGGGATATGCTCACCATGCGCAACGGCACGCAACTGCCTTCAATGCGATTGGAGAATACTGCAGGCAAACCAGTTGATCTCGACTCGCTTTTGACCGGCCCGGTTTGCATCGCATTTACTGCAAGTTGGTGTACGGCATGTGCTATAGAGATGGCCGGGCTTGAACAACTGAAGAACCAGTATCCCAGTGCAATGCAGATCTTCACCATTTCACTTGATGAGGATATCGCCGACATGAACACCTATCGCAGAGCCCATCCCGGACAGAATTTCACTTGGCTCCACGCAGAGGCCGAGCAGCAGCTTCGAGAGGACCTACGCATACGCACGCTGCCTTTGTTCCTATTGCTCAATGATTCAACGTTGGCCCGATCACCAGCACCATTACCGAGTGAAGGTCTGGGTGCAATCTTTCATCAAGTGCAAGTGGATGCGGACAAAAAGAACCGCGTGAAAGTGTGGGACAATTGA
- the coaD gene encoding pantetheine-phosphate adenylyltransferase, which produces MKSPIAVFPGTFDPITVGHVSIVLRALPLFEKIVIGMGINNTKKTMFEAEQRIKWINEVFAEYPQVEVISFEGLTVDLCKKVGATFILRGIRNSTDHGYERSIALMNRSIANVETIFMPSAPEHAHISSTIVRELYANKADISALVPMKVG; this is translated from the coding sequence ATGAAAAGTCCGATCGCTGTTTTTCCAGGTACGTTCGATCCAATAACGGTCGGGCACGTATCCATTGTATTGCGTGCGCTACCGCTTTTTGAGAAGATCGTTATCGGAATGGGCATTAACAATACCAAAAAGACCATGTTCGAAGCCGAACAACGGATCAAGTGGATCAACGAGGTTTTTGCCGAATACCCGCAAGTGGAGGTCATCTCCTTTGAAGGTCTTACCGTGGATCTTTGTAAAAAAGTTGGTGCTACATTCATACTGCGCGGCATCCGGAATAGTACGGACCATGGTTACGAGCGCAGTATCGCCTTAATGAACCGTTCCATCGCCAATGTGGAGACGATCTTCATGCCCTCAGCACCTGAACACGCGCATATCAGCAGTACCATCGTACGGGAGCTTTACGCCAATAAGGCGGATATTTCTGCGTTGGTGCCTATGAAGGTTGGGTGA
- the rsmD gene encoding 16S rRNA (guanine(966)-N(2))-methyltransferase RsmD, whose amino-acid sequence MRVVGGKYRNRRIVPPQGIDARPTTDFAKEGLFNVLQHSTALEEIRVLDLFAGTGSISLEFLSRGAAEVISVEQENKLYGYIKRTAKDLNETNWRVVRSDVFTFLNSHRGLYDIVFADPPFYMEGIERIPQLILENGLLGTEGLLILEHHDKISFKTLPGYQKTREYGMIQFSFFTPAEIERGSVQK is encoded by the coding sequence ATGCGTGTCGTAGGAGGCAAATACCGCAACAGACGTATCGTACCTCCACAAGGGATCGATGCGCGTCCTACAACTGATTTTGCGAAAGAGGGCCTCTTCAATGTGTTACAACACAGTACGGCGTTGGAAGAGATCCGCGTTCTCGACCTCTTCGCCGGCACCGGAAGTATATCTCTTGAATTTCTTTCACGCGGAGCTGCCGAAGTGATCTCAGTAGAGCAGGAAAACAAACTATATGGCTATATAAAACGCACAGCCAAAGATCTGAATGAAACGAATTGGCGCGTTGTGCGCAGCGACGTTTTTACGTTCCTCAATTCGCATCGGGGGCTGTACGATATCGTTTTCGCTGACCCGCCATTCTATATGGAAGGGATCGAACGCATTCCGCAATTGATCTTGGAGAATGGACTTCTAGGAACCGAAGGCTTATTGATACTGGAGCACCACGACAAGATCAGTTTCAAGACTTTGCCGGGTTACCAGAAAACGCGGGAGTATGGGATGATCCAGTTCAGCTTTTTTACGCCTGCGGAGATCGAGAGGGGCTCTGTTCAGAAGTAA
- a CDS encoding DUF3822 family protein — MTAIITPLLTHFRSGTYDRTRERAFHLSVLLGEGVCAWVVHATGNGELVAMAWSAGDLALKDNHLPEHPVSVSYVALPEWSTLVPDAALVPGTEAQHLSLVHGNAPKGQIRTEPVRLLGATCIYSRSAQAEKTLLELFANARPLPLRSILVRGVLSRSSSKPSVLLHKGADRTEIAIAYQNHLLLCNSFPVHTSADLLYFTLLAVERTGHSPADIDLFYGGTHLNANDRELLAKYFKHLDGAVLDPFPDSNAEQDPADRWLAALEQFACVS; from the coding sequence ATGACCGCGATCATTACACCCTTATTGACCCACTTCCGAAGTGGCACTTATGATCGCACACGCGAACGCGCTTTCCACTTGAGCGTGTTGCTGGGCGAGGGCGTTTGTGCTTGGGTAGTGCATGCTACAGGGAATGGTGAACTGGTGGCAATGGCATGGAGCGCTGGTGACTTGGCATTGAAAGACAATCACCTACCCGAGCATCCAGTTTCAGTGAGCTATGTCGCATTACCGGAATGGAGCACCCTGGTCCCGGATGCAGCGCTGGTGCCAGGTACCGAAGCACAGCACCTTTCACTTGTGCATGGCAATGCTCCTAAAGGTCAGATCCGCACAGAGCCTGTTCGTTTGCTCGGCGCTACGTGTATTTATTCGCGATCTGCGCAGGCCGAAAAGACATTGTTGGAACTCTTCGCGAATGCACGCCCTTTGCCGTTGCGTTCGATCCTGGTGCGCGGAGTGCTTTCGCGTTCTTCTTCCAAACCGTCGGTTCTGCTGCACAAAGGTGCCGATCGAACGGAGATCGCCATTGCCTATCAGAACCACTTGTTGCTCTGCAATTCCTTTCCTGTTCATACATCAGCAGATCTATTGTATTTCACACTGCTTGCAGTCGAGCGAACAGGTCACTCTCCAGCGGATATTGACCTGTTCTACGGCGGTACGCACTTGAATGCCAATGACCGGGAACTTCTCGCTAAGTATTTCAAACACCTGGATGGCGCTGTGTTGGATCCATTCCCTGATTCTAATGCTGAACAGGATCCTGCTGATCGATGGTTGGCTGCATTGGAACAATTCGCATGCGTGTCGTAG
- a CDS encoding AAA family ATPase produces MLGHTPTDGQERAINALERLILSERDQATLVLKGYAGTGKTTLVGALVKVLANEKRPVVLLAPTGRAAKVLSGYAHASASTIHRRIYRVAGDDDGGYGGMTVAANKDSTALFVVDEASMIGQGGGEGLFGDRDLLSDLFEHVFSGHKCKLLLIGDPAQLPPVGSDHSPALDIKHLREMGLLAGSVELTDVVRQSEDSGILENATALRGILADEDPMPQFITGSEDVSRIDGYDLEDALETAYDRDGADEVCVICRSNKRAYQYGQQVRARIYGYEEELCPADRLMVVKNNYFWAGKNGKNELIANGEPILVKQIHGTEERYGLRFMDITVGWWNSTEERELDVKVILDTLSTEGPALPGIRMRELSKAVVAECGETTKSGRFKFLKQDPYANALQVKYAYAVTAHKAQGGQWNTVFVDQGYVTEEMIDTEYVRWLYTAITRATQKLYLLNFHPRFWGEVEGD; encoded by the coding sequence ATGTTGGGCCATACGCCCACGGATGGACAGGAACGCGCTATTAACGCGTTGGAACGTTTGATCCTGAGTGAACGTGATCAAGCAACACTGGTGCTGAAAGGCTATGCAGGTACGGGAAAGACCACGTTGGTCGGTGCTTTGGTGAAAGTTCTGGCCAACGAGAAACGACCGGTCGTATTGTTGGCTCCGACGGGTCGTGCAGCGAAAGTGTTGAGTGGATATGCGCATGCTTCAGCGAGCACTATTCATCGGCGGATCTACCGTGTGGCAGGAGATGATGACGGAGGCTATGGCGGTATGACGGTTGCCGCGAATAAGGATAGTACGGCATTGTTCGTGGTGGATGAAGCTTCCATGATCGGCCAAGGTGGGGGCGAAGGACTTTTCGGTGACCGGGACCTGCTGAGCGATTTGTTCGAGCATGTGTTCAGCGGTCATAAATGCAAGCTGTTGTTGATCGGTGATCCTGCGCAGTTGCCGCCAGTTGGTAGTGATCATAGCCCTGCACTTGACATCAAGCACCTGCGGGAAATGGGCCTTTTGGCTGGATCCGTTGAACTTACCGATGTAGTGCGTCAATCCGAGGATAGCGGCATACTCGAAAATGCCACAGCATTGCGTGGAATTCTTGCTGATGAGGACCCAATGCCGCAATTCATCACCGGATCGGAAGACGTTTCGAGGATCGACGGGTATGATCTAGAGGATGCTTTGGAAACGGCTTATGATCGCGACGGCGCCGATGAAGTATGTGTGATCTGCCGGTCCAATAAACGTGCTTACCAATACGGACAACAAGTGCGTGCACGCATTTACGGGTACGAAGAAGAACTATGTCCGGCCGACCGTTTAATGGTGGTGAAGAACAACTATTTCTGGGCCGGAAAGAATGGAAAGAACGAACTGATCGCGAACGGAGAACCAATACTGGTAAAACAGATCCATGGGACCGAGGAACGCTATGGTCTTCGTTTCATGGACATTACTGTCGGTTGGTGGAACAGCACGGAAGAACGGGAGTTGGACGTAAAAGTGATCCTGGATACGCTTTCAACCGAAGGCCCGGCATTACCGGGTATCCGCATGCGTGAACTCAGCAAAGCAGTAGTGGCCGAGTGTGGCGAGACGACAAAAAGTGGTCGCTTCAAATTCCTGAAACAGGATCCTTATGCCAATGCATTACAAGTGAAGTATGCGTATGCCGTTACGGCCCACAAAGCGCAAGGTGGCCAATGGAATACGGTCTTCGTTGACCAAGGGTATGTGACCGAGGAAATGATCGATACCGAATATGTACGGTGGTTATACACCGCAATAACACGTGCTACACAGAAACTGTACTTGCTCAATTTTCACCCGCGATTCTGGGGTGAGGTTGAAGGGGACTGA
- a CDS encoding 4'-phosphopantetheinyl transferase superfamily protein, which yields MSRVGRSLVVRCEPVQVHAFEDTVSRILEPDAVHAWFATVDQLRNKAEQYWELLDSAEHARADRFRFEKDKERFVLGHGWLRELLGVYLDLDPALVVMERGDYGKPFLAKSRLQFNLSDTKDAVFVAFTLGNEIGADVETMTRKVDHASVSEYYFTPEEIVDMSKAPDAKRRFLELWTRKEAVLKASGVGIMDDLSVLRVDALVNNNTITHEVFVEMAALEYHVRTWHIGTEHLISLASPISLDTVKLFSVQSPSTSPQNRG from the coding sequence ATGTCAAGGGTTGGTCGTTCGTTAGTGGTGCGTTGTGAGCCTGTGCAGGTACATGCCTTCGAGGACACAGTATCGCGCATCTTGGAACCCGACGCGGTGCATGCTTGGTTCGCTACCGTGGACCAATTGAGGAACAAGGCCGAACAATATTGGGAGTTATTGGACTCGGCCGAGCACGCGCGTGCAGACAGGTTCCGGTTCGAGAAGGATAAGGAGCGTTTCGTGTTAGGACATGGCTGGCTCAGAGAACTTCTTGGAGTTTATTTGGATCTCGACCCTGCCTTGGTTGTAATGGAACGTGGTGACTACGGAAAACCATTCCTCGCGAAGAGCCGATTACAATTCAATCTTAGCGACACAAAGGACGCTGTATTCGTCGCTTTTACGTTGGGTAATGAGATCGGTGCGGACGTTGAGACGATGACCCGCAAAGTGGATCATGCGTCCGTCAGTGAATATTACTTCACGCCGGAAGAGATCGTGGATATGTCGAAAGCACCCGATGCGAAACGCCGTTTTCTTGAGCTTTGGACACGCAAAGAAGCAGTTTTAAAGGCGAGTGGCGTAGGCATCATGGATGACCTTAGCGTATTGCGAGTGGACGCATTAGTGAATAACAACACCATCACACACGAAGTATTTGTTGAAATGGCTGCTTTGGAATACCACGTGCGTACATGGCATATCGGAACAGAGCATTTGATCAGCTTGGCTTCACCCATCAGTCTTGATACGGTCAAACTTTTTTCCGTTCAGTCCCCTTCAACCTCACCCCAGAATCGCGGGTGA
- a CDS encoding amino acid adenylation domain-containing protein — translation MEKFVADTKQVIVDFDPFKGPVIERILPTTEAQREVYVASVMGVDANCAYNESVSLILTGKLDRASLELALIDLVRRHEALRAVLNTNGTRTIVFDEVQVAIGYSDLHALGQEERNKELKAIAHKDMTTPFDLVNGPLFRVSIMRMRADEYVLRLSGHHILIDGWSLGIMMAEISALYNAHKKGGVLKLPPAVPLSEYVLATIDFAKSTEHAAVEQYWMDLYKGPLPQLDLPVDRIRPKQKTYKGDRIDLEMAPDLVRGLKEVATRNGASFVTTLLTSFEILLYKLTGDSDIVVGLPAAGQSDLDMKHLVGHCVNLLALHSRIDEERPFAEHLKARRTGVLDAFDNQKYTFGTLLRKLRVPRQPGRIPLAPVVFNIDMNMDDGVAFDGLVHRFESNPRAFENFELFLNATGKDDHLVLEWSYNTDLFDAATIRGWMDQFSELVRQINRSAASPISELINDLANEHKGEAPKAEWKGIETEIPLNKNIGQLFDEVVAKYGDRTAVVLNQNTTTYAALQIRVNTLAGTLIAAGVKAGDPVGLCTERCTDMVASMIAIMRCGASFVPFDPSYPAERLAFMFKDTSVNVLLTQRPLKDALPAHSARTIFLEDIVHSNTAATTSIGEVDSAAYIMYTSGSTGQPKGVIVPQRAIIRLVHNQNYLSFGPDISFLQLSNISFDASTLELWGALLNGGKLVLQPQQKPTLLEIVETIKQHNVTSVWFTAGLFNLMVDEHVEKLKGLKHILTGGDVLSVPHVARALRVVGPGVLINGYGPTENTTFTCCYVINDEIAIRGGVPIGKALNNTTVHILNGDMKPVGIGEKGELYAGGDGVALGYWKRPDLTEERFVDDPFGKKPGAKMYRTGDLVRWLADGNVEFIGRTDDQVKVRGFRVELGEIENAIGTHADIKDNVVMVRSDMPGAKQLVAYLVPKAIDDIEQAVDAQEELIASVREHLRDSLPGHMIPTAFMVLPSFALNANGKVDKRALPVPELRSQTMHAQYVAPRDPQETALAVIWGKLLGVKRIGVHDNFFDVGGHSLIGIQLLAQVEERFGISLALNSLFQAPTISLFSKLLGSAGTNVKWTSLSAIQPEGDRIPFFCVNGDEANHFIPRYLGNDQPFYGFAHQGEDGSPMEFTTVEDIAKHFINEMKTVRPIGPYLLSGYSFGGIVAYEMACQLAAEGHEVPLLAMFDTFAPEDYIAVMRQEEKVYEPMKRVIMRQLVKREQNKGRIVTPKLRHFHIIDTYDKALQIYTPKLYNGPVTVFKAKKSPGVLDMGWAKLVKGQLHVHELPGDHYSLIKDPEVKQLVKELAISIDLAVSKHAVEAV, via the coding sequence ATGGAGAAATTCGTAGCAGATACCAAACAGGTAATAGTGGATTTCGACCCGTTCAAAGGACCGGTGATCGAACGCATTTTACCAACCACCGAAGCCCAACGCGAGGTGTATGTTGCTTCCGTGATGGGAGTTGATGCCAATTGCGCGTACAATGAAAGTGTGTCATTGATCCTTACCGGCAAACTAGACCGGGCATCACTCGAACTTGCACTGATCGATCTGGTGCGCCGTCATGAAGCACTGCGTGCAGTGCTGAATACGAACGGAACACGTACGATCGTTTTTGATGAAGTTCAAGTAGCGATCGGATATTCAGACCTGCATGCACTGGGTCAAGAGGAACGGAATAAGGAACTTAAGGCCATAGCCCATAAGGATATGACCACACCGTTCGACCTGGTGAACGGTCCACTATTCCGGGTTTCCATCATGCGCATGCGTGCAGATGAATATGTACTGCGCCTGAGCGGACACCACATACTCATTGATGGGTGGAGCCTAGGTATAATGATGGCTGAGATCAGCGCGTTGTACAATGCACACAAGAAAGGTGGTGTGCTAAAACTTCCGCCAGCCGTGCCGTTGAGCGAGTACGTGTTAGCGACGATCGATTTTGCGAAAAGCACGGAACATGCTGCGGTAGAACAATATTGGATGGATCTTTATAAAGGACCGTTACCCCAATTGGATCTGCCCGTTGATCGCATTCGACCGAAACAAAAAACATACAAGGGAGATCGTATCGATCTTGAGATGGCTCCCGATCTGGTGCGCGGATTGAAAGAGGTAGCTACACGAAATGGCGCAAGCTTCGTTACCACCCTACTGACATCGTTCGAGATCCTGCTGTACAAACTCACAGGTGACAGCGATATCGTTGTGGGCCTACCCGCTGCCGGCCAGAGCGACCTTGATATGAAACACCTGGTCGGCCACTGTGTGAATCTACTTGCATTGCATAGCAGGATCGACGAGGAAAGACCATTCGCTGAACACCTGAAAGCGAGACGGACAGGCGTGTTGGATGCGTTCGACAATCAGAAATACACCTTCGGAACGCTGCTGCGCAAGCTCCGTGTTCCTCGTCAACCGGGCCGTATTCCGCTAGCACCGGTGGTGTTCAACATTGATATGAATATGGATGACGGTGTGGCTTTTGACGGCCTCGTCCATCGTTTTGAAAGTAACCCGCGCGCCTTCGAGAATTTCGAATTATTCTTGAACGCAACGGGGAAGGATGATCATTTGGTATTGGAATGGAGCTACAACACCGATCTATTCGATGCAGCAACTATCCGTGGTTGGATGGACCAGTTCAGCGAACTGGTGAGACAGATCAACCGTAGTGCTGCTTCGCCTATTTCGGAATTGATCAACGACTTGGCGAATGAGCATAAAGGTGAAGCGCCAAAAGCGGAATGGAAGGGCATTGAGACGGAGATCCCTCTGAATAAGAACATTGGACAATTGTTCGATGAAGTTGTTGCGAAATACGGTGACCGCACCGCTGTGGTCCTCAACCAGAATACTACGACATATGCTGCACTTCAGATCCGCGTTAATACACTAGCAGGAACACTTATCGCAGCTGGTGTTAAAGCCGGTGATCCGGTTGGACTTTGTACGGAGCGTTGCACCGATATGGTGGCTTCCATGATCGCGATCATGCGCTGTGGGGCGTCCTTCGTACCCTTCGACCCCAGCTACCCTGCTGAGCGATTGGCGTTCATGTTCAAGGACACTTCAGTAAATGTGCTATTGACACAACGGCCATTGAAAGATGCTTTGCCAGCACATAGTGCCAGAACGATATTTCTGGAAGACATCGTTCATTCGAATACAGCAGCTACGACATCGATCGGCGAAGTGGATTCCGCCGCTTACATTATGTATACAAGCGGTTCAACCGGACAACCGAAAGGAGTTATCGTACCGCAGCGTGCGATCATCCGATTGGTACATAACCAGAATTATTTAAGCTTCGGTCCGGACATTTCTTTTCTGCAACTTTCGAATATATCCTTCGATGCTTCCACATTAGAGCTTTGGGGTGCTTTGTTGAATGGAGGAAAATTGGTCCTTCAACCGCAACAAAAGCCGACTTTGCTCGAGATCGTTGAAACGATTAAGCAACACAACGTTACTTCCGTGTGGTTCACCGCAGGCCTATTCAACCTGATGGTGGATGAGCATGTCGAAAAACTGAAAGGGTTGAAACATATCCTTACCGGAGGTGACGTACTGAGCGTTCCGCATGTTGCGCGTGCTTTGCGTGTTGTTGGCCCTGGTGTCTTGATCAACGGATACGGACCAACCGAGAATACGACATTCACTTGTTGCTATGTGATCAATGACGAAATTGCCATACGGGGTGGAGTCCCGATCGGCAAAGCATTGAATAACACCACGGTCCATATCCTGAATGGTGACATGAAACCAGTTGGTATTGGCGAAAAAGGCGAATTGTATGCCGGGGGTGACGGCGTAGCACTCGGCTATTGGAAAAGACCGGATCTTACGGAGGAGCGGTTCGTTGATGATCCGTTCGGCAAAAAGCCCGGCGCAAAAATGTACAGGACCGGTGATCTCGTCCGGTGGTTAGCTGATGGCAATGTAGAGTTCATAGGTCGTACCGATGACCAAGTGAAAGTGCGTGGTTTCCGCGTGGAATTGGGAGAGATCGAAAATGCGATAGGCACACATGCAGATATAAAGGATAATGTTGTAATGGTACGAAGCGATATGCCCGGGGCAAAGCAGCTGGTCGCTTACCTCGTGCCAAAAGCCATTGACGATATTGAACAAGCCGTTGATGCACAAGAGGAGTTGATCGCTAGTGTGCGTGAACACCTGCGTGACAGCCTGCCAGGGCACATGATACCTACTGCATTCATGGTCCTACCAAGCTTTGCGTTGAACGCGAATGGCAAAGTGGACAAGCGTGCATTGCCCGTTCCCGAACTACGTTCACAGACAATGCATGCGCAATACGTTGCTCCCCGTGATCCACAAGAAACTGCGTTGGCCGTGATCTGGGGTAAATTACTTGGTGTTAAACGTATCGGCGTTCACGATAATTTTTTCGACGTTGGTGGTCACTCATTGATCGGGATCCAGTTGTTAGCTCAGGTGGAAGAACGTTTCGGGATCTCACTGGCGTTGAATTCACTGTTCCAAGCTCCGACGATCTCGTTGTTCTCGAAACTGCTGGGCAGCGCGGGGACCAATGTGAAATGGACCAGTTTATCGGCAATTCAGCCGGAAGGTGATCGTATTCCTTTCTTCTGTGTGAACGGCGATGAAGCAAATCACTTCATACCTCGATACCTCGGAAACGACCAACCATTCTATGGTTTCGCTCACCAAGGTGAAGACGGATCACCGATGGAATTCACAACGGTAGAGGACATTGCAAAGCATTTCATTAACGAAATGAAGACCGTACGTCCGATCGGCCCCTACTTGCTGAGCGGTTATTCATTCGGTGGCATTGTTGCGTACGAAATGGCTTGTCAACTTGCTGCAGAGGGGCATGAAGTTCCGTTGCTGGCCATGTTCGATACGTTCGCGCCAGAAGACTATATCGCAGTTATGCGCCAAGAGGAAAAGGTCTACGAACCAATGAAACGTGTGATCATGCGACAATTGGTGAAACGTGAGCAGAACAAGGGACGCATCGTAACGCCGAAATTGCGCCACTTCCACATCATTGATACGTACGATAAAGCATTGCAGATCTACACCCCCAAATTGTATAACGGCCCTGTTACCGTGTTCAAGGCGAAAAAGAGTCCAGGTGTTCTGGATATGGGCTGGGCCAAATTGGTCAAGGGGCAACTGCATGTGCACGAATTACCGGGCGACCACTATAGCCTCATAAAGGACCCTGAGGTGAAACAACTTGTGAAGGAGCTCGCTATCAGCATTGATCTTGCAGTAAGCAAGCATGCGGTGGAAGCGGTATAG